From the genome of Nostoc punctiforme PCC 73102, one region includes:
- a CDS encoding Mu transposase C-terminal domain-containing protein produces MVVDNGVEFGSIYFETLLAAFGCIKKQRPVASPRFGSIIERFFGTSHTEFFYNLKGNTQITKQIRLVNKTNNPKAQAVWTLPEIYEYFCEYIYVIYDQREHPALGQSPCVAFEKGLTQSGMRFGQRIINDENFQIFTLPSTPKGSAKVIPKLGVKVNHIYYWSIDDSFLHPEVEGTQVPIRYDPWDVGTAYAYVKNAWVRCISQHYSSLQGHSEREIRLASIEIRQQKKQYNQKVTIKAKDLAQYLESAEAQETLQIQRLRDLAATGVRQIVSSKIVKQAQSVVKEDLADIKNNITEELRLPNKLEAQEINPRRIQPYSQQELW; encoded by the coding sequence TTGGTAGTAGATAACGGTGTAGAATTTGGCAGTATTTACTTTGAAACTCTTTTAGCAGCATTTGGTTGTATAAAGAAACAACGCCCTGTTGCTAGTCCTAGATTTGGTTCAATAATTGAACGTTTTTTTGGCACCAGTCATACTGAATTCTTCTACAACCTGAAAGGAAACACCCAAATTACAAAGCAAATTCGCTTAGTGAATAAGACGAATAATCCAAAGGCACAAGCTGTATGGACGTTACCGGAAATATATGAGTATTTTTGTGAATATATTTATGTAATTTATGACCAGAGAGAACATCCTGCACTAGGACAATCACCATGTGTTGCATTTGAAAAGGGCTTAACTCAAAGTGGAATGCGCTTTGGTCAAAGAATTATTAATGATGAAAATTTTCAGATTTTTACTTTGCCATCAACTCCAAAAGGAAGCGCCAAAGTTATACCAAAGCTTGGGGTAAAAGTTAACCATATTTACTACTGGTCAATAGATGATTCTTTTCTCCATCCTGAAGTTGAAGGAACCCAAGTACCTATTAGATATGATCCCTGGGATGTGGGTACGGCTTATGCCTATGTCAAAAATGCTTGGGTGCGTTGTATTTCACAACATTATTCATCGTTACAAGGACATTCTGAACGAGAAATTCGGCTTGCTAGCATCGAAATACGTCAGCAGAAAAAGCAGTACAACCAGAAAGTCACAATTAAGGCTAAGGACTTAGCACAGTATCTAGAATCAGCCGAAGCTCAAGAGACTTTACAAATACAACGATTACGAGATTTGGCAGCAACTGGAGTTCGTCAAATTGTGTCTTCTAAAATAGTGAAACAAGCACAATCTGTTGTTAAAGAAGATTTAGCCGATATTAAAAATAATATTACAGAAGAACTAAGACTGCCAAATAAATTAGAGGCTCAAGAAATTAATCCCAGGCGAATCCAACCGTACTCTCAACAGGAGCTGTGGTAA
- a CDS encoding heteromeric transposase endonuclease subunit TnsA: MLSDQEFEQWCHRLGLPETTKEFVQQIRCSEPVRKVGGGTKNVCGSYPSHKMGKTIQFESHKVELPAIVKYENDEDVLEYYDQPVRLSISFESKSGRRVVTSHIPDFLVIRHNCAGFEEWKTSERLKTLTHKQPTRYQQNENGKWQAPPVETKVQSLGLYYHLRTDQEINWIAYRNHQFLRVYLSQENIVNPEARTKIIESVTANPGMTLKQLLSSTSTSWVDDIYALIATKQLYVDLKGIGLSEPEKVHLFSSQQVAEAYNLIMSKKAAATLDKGQQIDVVVGATVFWDGKSLSVIQIGEKKIVLQGENHLIGLSHADFETLISQKEITGIEAQGVKSTQIWEQLKCASPEDLAVANYRQKIIEPYLHKDPPTNSPVSERTIRRWKAKYHSAEETYGWGYIGLLPNRKDKGNRVERFSDQTWEFIDKIIEQHYENFKQRNKLTTYGILAREWEKAGKTDPCPSRTTFYKRINSRADHRQTRKRQGNRAAYQKSSFYHELTFSTPCHGSRPFEICHIDHTELDIELVCQRTGCCLGRPWATVLIDAFSRRILAIYLTFDPPSYRSCMMVYEFAYRD, translated from the coding sequence ATGCTCAGTGACCAAGAATTTGAACAATGGTGTCATCGGCTCGGTTTACCAGAGACGACAAAAGAATTTGTACAGCAAATCCGTTGTTCGGAGCCTGTAAGGAAAGTAGGTGGCGGGACGAAAAATGTTTGTGGTAGCTACCCAAGCCACAAAATGGGAAAAACGATTCAGTTTGAGTCCCACAAAGTAGAATTGCCTGCGATCGTAAAGTACGAAAACGACGAAGATGTTCTGGAGTACTATGACCAACCAGTTCGTCTAAGCATATCATTTGAGTCGAAAAGCGGGCGTAGGGTGGTGACGAGTCATATTCCTGATTTCTTAGTGATTCGGCATAACTGTGCAGGGTTTGAAGAATGGAAAACTAGCGAACGTCTCAAAACACTCACTCACAAACAACCCACAAGGTATCAACAAAACGAAAATGGTAAATGGCAGGCTCCACCGGTAGAAACTAAAGTTCAATCATTGGGGCTTTACTATCACCTTCGTACAGATCAGGAAATAAACTGGATTGCTTACCGCAACCATCAGTTTCTCAGAGTTTACTTGAGCCAAGAGAATATAGTTAATCCAGAAGCAAGGACAAAAATTATTGAATCTGTTACAGCTAATCCGGGGATGACCCTGAAACAATTACTCTCATCAACAAGTACCAGTTGGGTAGATGATATTTATGCCTTGATTGCAACAAAGCAGTTATATGTAGATTTGAAAGGCATAGGGTTGAGTGAACCAGAAAAAGTTCATCTGTTTAGTAGCCAGCAGGTAGCAGAAGCTTATAACTTAATCATGTCTAAAAAGGCTGCTGCCACCCTCGATAAGGGGCAACAGATTGATGTGGTGGTTGGTGCAACGGTGTTCTGGGATGGAAAAAGTTTATCTGTAATTCAGATTGGAGAGAAAAAAATTGTTTTGCAAGGTGAAAATCATCTAATTGGGTTAAGCCATGCAGACTTTGAAACACTAATTTCACAAAAAGAAATTACTGGCATTGAAGCTCAAGGAGTAAAATCAACTCAAATTTGGGAACAGCTAAAATGCGCTAGCCCAGAAGACTTAGCCGTAGCTAACTACCGTCAGAAAATCATTGAACCATATCTGCATAAAGATCCGCCAACCAATAGTCCTGTGTCTGAGCGAACAATTCGCAGATGGAAAGCCAAATATCATTCCGCAGAGGAAACCTATGGTTGGGGTTACATTGGTTTGTTGCCAAATCGTAAAGACAAAGGAAACCGTGTTGAGCGATTTTCAGATCAAACTTGGGAGTTCATCGATAAAATTATTGAGCAGCATTACGAGAATTTTAAACAGAGAAATAAACTGACAACTTACGGTATTCTGGCAAGAGAATGGGAAAAAGCGGGAAAAACAGACCCTTGCCCCAGCCGTACTACGTTTTACAAGCGGATCAACAGTAGAGCAGATCATAGACAAACTCGTAAGAGGCAAGGAAATCGAGCAGCTTACCAAAAAAGCTCGTTTTATCATGAATTAACGTTCTCGACACCTTGCCACGGAAGTCGTCCCTTTGAAATTTGTCACATTGACCATACCGAGTTAGATATTGAGTTAGTTTGCCAAAGGACAGGATGTTGTTTGGGTAGACCTTGGGCAACCGTTTTGATTGATGCTTTTTCCCGGCGTATTTTAGCTATCTATTTGACTTTTGACCCGCCGTCCTATCGCTCCTGCATGATGGTGTACGAATTTGCGTACAGAGACTAG